One stretch of Methyloversatilis sp. RAC08 DNA includes these proteins:
- the flhB gene encoding flagellar biosynthesis protein FlhB, protein MAEESDLEKTEPASPRKLEKAREEGQVPSSRELATFLVTMTGVAGMYGLAGWMWPRSAQLLRDGLTVDRRAIFDPSAMFAILIDRIIDGLMVLAPLMFALMVAALVAPFLMGGVVFAPKALGPKFSKLNPLAGLKRMVSKTALVELGKGVGKATLVGSVAAWVVLRDQDMLFAMFSAPVDVALAATGDLIMTATLILVAGMALIVAIDVPFQLWHYQSELKMTKEEARQEFKEQEGDPQVKGRIRQQQREMARNRMMANVPKADVVVTNPTHFSVALKYDVAKGGAPRVVAKGAGEVALRIRTLAAEAGVPLVEAPPLARALHKHVELEQEVPARLFRAVAEVLAYVYQLNDAFAKGVEKPRPPDDLPVPADLDPGSA, encoded by the coding sequence GTGGCAGAAGAAAGCGATCTCGAAAAAACCGAACCAGCGTCACCACGCAAGCTTGAGAAAGCGCGCGAGGAGGGGCAGGTACCGAGTTCGCGCGAGCTGGCGACCTTTCTGGTCACCATGACCGGTGTGGCGGGCATGTATGGTCTGGCCGGCTGGATGTGGCCGCGCAGTGCGCAACTGCTGCGCGACGGACTCACCGTGGACCGGCGCGCGATCTTCGATCCCTCGGCGATGTTCGCCATCCTGATCGACCGCATCATTGACGGCCTGATGGTGCTGGCGCCGCTGATGTTCGCGCTGATGGTCGCCGCGCTGGTCGCCCCCTTCCTGATGGGCGGCGTGGTGTTCGCGCCAAAGGCGCTCGGCCCGAAGTTCTCCAAGCTCAATCCGCTGGCGGGCCTCAAGCGCATGGTGTCGAAAACCGCGCTGGTCGAGCTCGGCAAGGGTGTCGGCAAGGCCACATTGGTCGGCAGCGTCGCCGCCTGGGTCGTGCTGCGTGACCAGGACATGCTGTTCGCCATGTTCAGCGCCCCGGTCGATGTCGCGCTGGCAGCCACCGGCGACCTGATCATGACCGCCACGCTGATCCTGGTGGCCGGCATGGCGCTTATCGTCGCCATCGACGTGCCGTTCCAGCTCTGGCATTACCAGTCGGAGCTGAAGATGACGAAGGAGGAGGCGCGGCAGGAATTCAAGGAGCAGGAGGGCGACCCGCAGGTGAAGGGCCGCATCCGCCAGCAGCAGCGCGAAATGGCGCGCAACCGCATGATGGCCAATGTGCCCAAGGCCGACGTCGTGGTGACCAACCCGACCCACTTTTCGGTCGCGCTGAAGTACGACGTGGCCAAGGGCGGCGCACCGCGTGTCGTCGCCAAGGGCGCCGGCGAGGTGGCGCTGCGCATCCGCACGCTGGCCGCCGAAGCCGGCGTGCCGCTGGTCGAGGCGCCGCCGCTGGCGCGCGCCTTGCACAAGCACGTGGAGCTGGAGCAGGAAGTGCCGGCGCGGTTGTTCCGCGCCGTGGCCGAAGTGCTCGCCTATGTGTATCAGCTGAACGACGCCTTCGCCAAGGGCGTCGAAAAGCCCCGTCCGCCCGACGACCTGCCGGTGCCGGCCGATCTCGACCCGGGTAGTGCTTAG
- the ettA gene encoding energy-dependent translational throttle protein EttA produces MAQYVMSMLRVSKVVPPKRTIIKDISLSFFPGAKIGLLGLNGSGKSTVLRIMAGADKEFEGEVQHLPGIRIGYLPQEPELDPAKTVKEEVESGLGDIMEARTKLDAIYAAYAEPDADFDKLAEEQAKYENVLATAGADIETQMEIAADALRLPPWDAKIAPLSGGEKRRVALCKLLLSKPDMLLLDEPTNHLDAESVEWLEQFLVRFPGTVVAVTHDRYFLDNAAEWILELDRGHGIPWKGNYSSWLDQKGARLKQEENTESARQKALATELEWVRGNPKARQAKSKARLARYEEMSSVEYQKRNETHEIFIPPGERLGDKVIEFNGVSKGFGDRLLIDNLSFSVPPGAIVGVIGPNGAGKSTLFRMIQGLDKPDSGEIVVGPTVKIAAVNQTREGLDASKTVFEAVADGADILTVGRFEMPSRAYIGRFNFKGGDQQKIVGNLSGGERGRLHLAKTLIAGGNVLLLDEPSNDLDVETLRALEDALLEFSGCVLVTSHDRWFLDRIATHILAAEGDSQWTFFNGNYQEYEADKKKRLGEDGARPHRIRYKPIAR; encoded by the coding sequence ATGGCCCAATACGTGATGTCGATGCTCCGCGTGAGCAAGGTCGTTCCGCCGAAGCGCACGATCATCAAGGACATATCGCTTTCCTTCTTCCCCGGCGCAAAGATCGGTCTGCTCGGCCTGAATGGTTCGGGCAAATCGACGGTGCTGCGCATCATGGCCGGCGCCGACAAGGAATTCGAGGGTGAAGTGCAGCACCTGCCGGGCATCCGCATCGGCTATCTGCCGCAGGAACCCGAGCTTGATCCGGCCAAGACGGTGAAGGAAGAAGTGGAATCCGGCCTCGGCGACATCATGGAAGCGCGCACCAAGCTGGACGCGATCTATGCTGCCTACGCCGAGCCCGACGCCGATTTCGACAAGCTGGCCGAAGAACAGGCGAAGTACGAAAACGTGCTCGCAACCGCCGGTGCCGACATCGAAACCCAGATGGAAATCGCCGCCGATGCGCTGCGCCTGCCACCGTGGGACGCGAAGATCGCGCCGCTGTCCGGCGGCGAGAAGCGCCGCGTGGCGCTGTGCAAGCTGCTGCTGTCCAAGCCGGACATGCTGCTGCTGGACGAGCCGACCAACCACCTCGATGCCGAATCGGTCGAGTGGCTGGAGCAGTTTCTGGTGCGTTTTCCCGGCACCGTGGTGGCGGTGACGCACGATCGCTACTTCCTCGACAACGCGGCCGAGTGGATCCTCGAACTCGATCGCGGCCATGGCATCCCATGGAAGGGCAACTATTCGAGCTGGCTGGACCAGAAGGGTGCGCGCCTGAAGCAGGAAGAGAACACCGAATCGGCGCGCCAGAAGGCGCTCGCCACCGAACTCGAGTGGGTGCGCGGCAACCCCAAGGCGCGTCAGGCCAAATCGAAGGCGCGTCTGGCGCGCTACGAGGAAATGAGCAGCGTCGAGTACCAGAAGCGCAACGAAACGCACGAAATCTTCATTCCGCCGGGCGAGCGACTGGGCGACAAGGTGATCGAATTCAATGGCGTGTCGAAAGGCTTCGGCGACCGTCTGCTGATCGACAACCTGAGTTTCAGCGTTCCGCCGGGTGCCATCGTCGGCGTGATCGGTCCGAATGGTGCCGGCAAGTCGACGCTGTTCCGCATGATCCAGGGACTGGACAAACCGGATTCCGGCGAAATCGTGGTCGGGCCGACGGTCAAGATCGCCGCCGTGAATCAGACACGCGAAGGGCTGGACGCGTCGAAAACCGTGTTCGAGGCGGTCGCCGACGGCGCCGACATCCTGACCGTGGGCCGCTTTGAAATGCCCAGCCGCGCCTACATCGGACGCTTCAACTTCAAGGGCGGCGACCAGCAGAAGATCGTCGGCAATCTGTCGGGCGGCGAGCGTGGCCGGCTGCATCTGGCCAAGACGCTGATCGCCGGCGGCAACGTGCTGCTGCTCGACGAGCCGTCGAACGACCTCGACGTGGAAACGCTGCGAGCGCTGGAAGATGCTCTGCTCGAATTTTCCGGCTGCGTGCTCGTCACGTCGCACGACCGCTGGTTCCTCGACCGCATCGCCACGCACATCCTCGCTGCCGAGGGTGACTCGCAGTGGACCTTCTTCAACGGCAACTATCAGGAATACGAAGCCGACAAGAAGAAGCGCCTGGGCGAAGACGGCGCCAGACCGCACCGCATCCGCTACAAGCCGATCGCCCGCTGA
- a CDS encoding methyl-accepting chemotaxis protein — protein MKNLSIAARLALGFGLIVLIFAAVVVFIEIQSMHIADVSHEVSERTQPKVDAIADLNDAIQRVRVYSRSAIIETENTQLAAVRAKLDKYEAAAEHAAGRLSGLMAQPDTPADEQAAAAAIAARLAAFKTISDDVTALAFANRNAEANELLHSAHGPAAIALNEATGTLREAVRGRNAQSIASLESGADALKLAVLVAAGMVIVASIAISFAITRSITSQLAETLAAVKRIAEGDLRNDLKPEGRSELASVQVEVQAMQQSLRQMVSTIGSANSRLSDSAHQLSGATDQVRSSSESQAELAAAMAASLEEMSTSITHVSELSQEARGTSVEAGHRASEGAADIRAMVSQIKQVTEGIEASSQRANDLGDEVSRITTIVHVIRDVADQTNLLALNAAIEAVRAGEMGRGFAVVADEVRKLAEQSARSASEITQMVQRIQSGAADVSEHMQNTVVRVREGLQMAETAGAKVLAIDGHAQQVVGTISEVSGGLTEQAIASQDLAQRVERIVQMVEENASAAGSVAGSARDLSELSAELDGTVRRFRLAS, from the coding sequence ATGAAGAACTTGTCTATCGCCGCACGCCTGGCCCTCGGTTTCGGCTTGATTGTGCTGATCTTTGCCGCCGTCGTCGTGTTCATCGAAATCCAGTCGATGCACATCGCCGATGTGTCGCACGAGGTCAGCGAACGCACGCAGCCCAAGGTTGATGCCATTGCCGACCTGAACGACGCGATACAGCGTGTGCGGGTCTATTCGCGTTCGGCCATCATCGAAACCGAGAACACGCAGCTGGCCGCGGTGCGCGCCAAGCTCGACAAGTACGAAGCTGCAGCCGAACACGCGGCGGGTCGGCTCTCGGGACTGATGGCGCAGCCGGACACACCGGCCGACGAGCAGGCCGCAGCGGCCGCCATCGCTGCACGACTTGCCGCGTTCAAAACGATTTCCGATGACGTCACTGCGCTGGCCTTTGCCAACCGCAACGCCGAAGCCAATGAATTGCTGCATTCGGCGCATGGCCCCGCTGCCATTGCACTGAACGAGGCCACCGGTACCCTGCGCGAGGCGGTACGCGGGCGCAACGCGCAATCGATTGCTTCGCTGGAGTCCGGAGCCGACGCGCTCAAGCTGGCGGTGCTCGTTGCCGCCGGGATGGTCATTGTGGCGAGCATCGCCATCTCCTTCGCGATCACGCGCAGCATCACGTCCCAGCTTGCCGAAACACTGGCCGCCGTGAAGCGCATCGCCGAAGGCGACCTGAGGAATGATCTGAAGCCGGAAGGGCGCAGCGAACTGGCAAGCGTGCAGGTCGAGGTGCAGGCCATGCAGCAGTCGCTGCGCCAGATGGTGAGCACCATCGGCAGTGCCAACAGCAGGTTGAGCGATTCCGCCCACCAGCTGTCGGGTGCGACCGATCAGGTCAGAAGTTCGTCCGAATCGCAGGCTGAACTGGCGGCGGCCATGGCCGCGTCGCTGGAAGAAATGTCGACCTCGATCACCCATGTCAGCGAACTCAGCCAGGAAGCAAGGGGTACGTCGGTTGAAGCGGGTCATCGCGCATCCGAAGGCGCGGCTGACATCCGTGCCATGGTGTCGCAGATCAAGCAGGTCACCGAAGGAATAGAAGCCAGTTCGCAGCGTGCCAACGACCTGGGTGACGAAGTGTCGCGCATCACCACCATCGTGCATGTCATTCGTGATGTGGCCGATCAGACCAATCTGCTGGCGCTGAATGCCGCCATCGAAGCGGTGCGGGCCGGTGAGATGGGCCGCGGTTTCGCTGTGGTGGCCGATGAAGTGCGCAAGCTGGCCGAACAGTCGGCGCGCTCAGCCAGCGAGATCACCCAGATGGTGCAACGCATTCAGTCCGGCGCGGCGGATGTATCGGAACACATGCAGAACACCGTGGTGCGGGTGCGTGAAGGTCTGCAGATGGCTGAAACTGCCGGCGCAAAGGTGCTTGCCATCGACGGCCACGCGCAGCAGGTGGTGGGCACCATTTCCGAGGTGTCCGGTGGTCTGACGGAGCAGGCCATCGCCAGTCAGGACCTGGCACAGCGCGTCGAACGTATCGTGCAGATGGTGGAAGAGAACGCCAGTGCCGCCGGTTCGGTGGCAGGTTCGGCACGCGATCTGTCAGAACTGTCCGCTGAACTTGACGGCACGGTACGTCGTTTCCGCCTCGCCAGCTGA
- a CDS encoding LiaI-LiaF-like domain-containing protein: MIGSIGLILIGALLLASNLELFSLRDLGEILGTWWPAVLIAIGAAGLIKRK; the protein is encoded by the coding sequence ATGATCGGTTCGATCGGCCTCATTCTCATCGGCGCACTGCTGCTGGCGTCGAATCTGGAGCTCTTTTCGCTGCGTGACCTGGGTGAAATTCTCGGCACCTGGTGGCCGGCCGTGCTGATCGCCATCGGCGCCGCCGGGCTGATCAAGCGCAAGTAG
- a CDS encoding sensor domain-containing diguanylate cyclase yields the protein MTSRQTPLQRNDADASAAATPLPAQAVSRHTRGRVTGKHRLLLLLGLLLSLGFVMTTLVSYYVSKNGIHRSIVDSELPLTSDNIYSEIQKDLIRPVFIASMMAGDTFLRDWVLRSERDVPALTKFLGEVRSRYGTFTSFFVSERTRNYYHPDGLLRKVSEDNPQDSWYFRVRRLDEPYEINVDTDTRSRDTLTVFINYRVYDYDGGLMGVTGVGLTVDTVRKLLAGYQQRYQRSVYFVDQQGKVVLFGEAPWHGADHLGEVEGLRDIAPAMLAAQSGSFQYRSAGRDYLLNVRYVPEMKWFLVVEKVEDDALVDIRRTLYINLGLCVLITLATVYLASLTLDRYQLRLEKMATTDRLTGLLNRHALEIMMVQMLADARRARQPLSAILFDIDHFKALNDRHGHLAGDRMIEHVSGLIRASLRESDLACRWGGEEFLLVLRDCREADAVVLADTIRQRIADTSLPTIGEALAVTVSAGITTWRAEDTPESLMERADQALYAAKHAGRNCARAA from the coding sequence ATGACTTCCCGGCAGACTCCACTGCAGCGCAACGATGCCGATGCCTCGGCTGCCGCGACGCCGTTGCCCGCTCAGGCAGTGAGCCGCCACACGCGCGGTCGCGTGACCGGCAAGCACCGGCTTCTGCTGCTGCTCGGCCTGCTGCTTTCGCTCGGGTTTGTCATGACGACACTGGTCAGTTACTACGTGTCGAAAAACGGGATCCACCGCTCCATCGTCGACAGTGAACTGCCGCTGACGTCGGACAACATCTATTCGGAAATCCAGAAGGACCTGATCCGCCCGGTGTTCATCGCCTCGATGATGGCCGGCGACACCTTTCTGCGCGACTGGGTGCTGCGCAGCGAGAGGGATGTGCCGGCGCTGACCAAGTTCCTCGGCGAGGTACGCAGCCGTTACGGCACCTTCACCAGCTTTTTCGTATCTGAGCGCACGCGGAACTACTATCACCCGGACGGTTTGCTGCGCAAGGTGAGCGAAGACAACCCGCAGGACAGCTGGTACTTCCGGGTGCGCCGGTTGGATGAACCCTACGAGATCAATGTAGATACCGATACGCGCAGCCGCGACACCCTCACCGTGTTCATCAACTACCGCGTTTATGACTACGACGGCGGCCTGATGGGCGTGACCGGTGTCGGGCTGACGGTCGATACCGTGCGCAAGCTGCTGGCCGGCTACCAGCAGCGCTATCAGCGCAGCGTCTATTTCGTCGATCAGCAGGGGAAGGTCGTGCTGTTCGGCGAAGCCCCCTGGCATGGCGCAGACCATCTGGGCGAGGTCGAAGGTCTGCGCGACATCGCGCCCGCCATGCTGGCAGCGCAGTCAGGTTCCTTCCAGTACCGCAGCGCAGGGCGCGACTATCTGCTCAATGTGCGCTATGTGCCGGAAATGAAGTGGTTCCTGGTGGTCGAGAAGGTCGAGGACGACGCCCTGGTCGATATCCGGCGCACCCTCTACATCAACCTTGGCCTGTGCGTGCTGATCACGCTGGCGACGGTGTATCTGGCAAGCCTGACGCTGGATCGCTACCAGCTCCGCCTGGAAAAGATGGCCACCACGGATCGCCTGACCGGTCTGCTGAACCGGCACGCGCTGGAAATCATGATGGTTCAGATGCTGGCGGATGCCCGGCGCGCGCGTCAGCCGCTGTCAGCGATCCTGTTCGACATCGACCATTTCAAGGCGCTGAACGACCGTCATGGTCATCTTGCCGGGGATCGCATGATCGAGCATGTCAGTGGCCTGATCCGCGCCAGCCTGCGCGAATCGGACCTCGCGTGCCGTTGGGGCGGTGAGGAATTCCTGCTGGTGCTGCGCGACTGCCGCGAAGCGGACGCGGTGGTGCTGGCGGACACCATCCGGCAACGGATTGCCGACACTTCGCTGCCGACGATCGGGGAAGCGCTGGCCGTGACAGTGAGCGCCGGCATCACCACCTGGCGGGCCGAAGATACGCCGGAGTCGCTGATGGAGCGTGCCGACCAGGCGCTGTATGCCGCCAAGCACGCCGGGCGGAACTGCGCGAGGGCTGCCTGA
- the cysW gene encoding sulfate ABC transporter permease subunit CysW, which translates to MAAVTSLHAAVDHAARFETRSATREPTWIKWTIVGFSLTFFTLFLLMPLIAVFVEAFRKGWDTYLAALIEPDALSAIKLTLIAAAIAVPLNLSFGVAAAWAITKFEFPGKQVLITLIDLPFSVSPVVAGLIYVLVFGAQGWFGSSLADNDIKIIFAVPGIVLATVFVTFPFVARELIPLMQAQGKEEEEAAVVLGANGWQTFWHVTLPNIKWGLLYGVILCNARAMGEFGAVSVVSGHIRGLTNTMPLHVEILYNEYQFAAAFAVASVLALLALVTLCIKTWIEHQAERDS; encoded by the coding sequence ATGGCTGCCGTCACTTCGCTGCACGCCGCGGTCGATCATGCCGCCAGATTCGAGACGCGCTCGGCCACCCGCGAGCCGACCTGGATCAAATGGACCATCGTCGGCTTTTCGCTGACCTTCTTCACGCTGTTCCTGCTGATGCCGCTGATCGCGGTGTTCGTCGAGGCCTTCCGCAAGGGTTGGGACACGTATCTTGCCGCGCTGATCGAGCCGGATGCGCTGTCGGCCATCAAGCTCACGCTGATCGCGGCCGCGATTGCAGTGCCGCTGAATCTGAGCTTCGGCGTGGCCGCCGCGTGGGCCATCACCAAGTTCGAATTCCCGGGCAAGCAGGTGCTGATCACGCTGATCGACCTGCCGTTCTCGGTATCGCCGGTGGTGGCCGGCCTGATCTATGTGCTGGTGTTCGGTGCCCAGGGCTGGTTTGGTTCTTCGCTGGCCGACAACGACATCAAGATCATTTTCGCGGTGCCGGGCATCGTACTGGCGACGGTTTTCGTCACCTTTCCCTTCGTGGCGCGTGAACTTATCCCGCTGATGCAGGCGCAGGGCAAGGAAGAGGAAGAAGCCGCGGTAGTGCTGGGGGCGAACGGATGGCAGACCTTCTGGCATGTCACCCTGCCCAATATCAAATGGGGCCTGCTGTACGGCGTCATCCTGTGCAATGCGCGTGCGATGGGCGAGTTCGGCGCCGTGTCGGTGGTGTCAGGCCACATACGCGGGCTGACCAACACCATGCCGCTGCATGTCGAGATTCTCTACAACGAGTACCAGTTCGCCGCCGCCTTTGCCGTGGCCTCCGTACTGGCCCTGCTGGCGCTGGTCACACTGTGCATCAAGACGTGGATCGAGCATCAGGCGGAGAGGGACTCATGA
- the cysT gene encoding sulfate ABC transporter permease subunit CysT — translation MSRSTRRVLPGFNLTLGYTLFYLSVIVLIPLSAVFIKTTELGLAEFWAVVTAPRVVATYKLTFGASLLAAAINALFGLMLAWSLVRYSFPGKKLVDALIDLPFALPTAVAGISLTALYARNGWLGQWIEGEWGIKVAFGPLGVLVALIFIGLPFVVRTVQPILEDLDTELEEAAASLGARRWQTFRYVTLPILLPALLTGFALAFARAVGEYGSVIFIAGNIPMVSEITPLIIITKLEQYDYAGATAIAVVMLVLSFILLLTINGLQAWTNKVTGRDR, via the coding sequence ATGAGCCGGAGCACCCGGCGCGTGCTGCCCGGCTTCAATCTCACGCTCGGCTACACGCTGTTCTATCTGTCGGTGATCGTTCTGATCCCGCTGTCTGCCGTATTCATCAAGACGACCGAACTCGGACTGGCGGAATTCTGGGCCGTCGTGACCGCACCGCGCGTGGTCGCCACCTACAAGCTCACTTTCGGTGCGTCGCTGCTGGCCGCCGCCATCAATGCGCTGTTCGGACTGATGCTCGCCTGGTCGCTGGTGCGCTACAGCTTTCCGGGCAAGAAACTGGTCGATGCCTTGATCGACCTTCCGTTCGCGTTGCCGACCGCGGTGGCCGGCATTTCGCTGACTGCGCTGTATGCCAGGAACGGCTGGCTGGGGCAGTGGATCGAGGGGGAATGGGGCATCAAGGTCGCGTTCGGCCCGCTCGGTGTGCTGGTCGCGCTGATCTTCATCGGCCTGCCCTTCGTCGTGCGCACGGTGCAGCCCATCCTCGAGGACCTCGATACCGAACTGGAAGAAGCCGCCGCCAGTCTGGGCGCGCGCCGCTGGCAAACCTTCCGCTACGTGACGCTGCCCATCCTGCTCCCTGCGCTGCTGACCGGTTTCGCGCTGGCCTTTGCCCGCGCGGTCGGCGAGTACGGCTCGGTCATCTTCATTGCCGGCAACATTCCCATGGTGTCCGAAATCACCCCGCTGATCATCATCACCAAGCTGGAACAGTACGACTACGCCGGTGCGACCGCGATCGCGGTGGTGATGCTGGTGCTGTCCTTCATCCTGCTGCTGACCATCAACGGTCTGCAGGCCTGGACCAACAAGGTGACCGGGAGGGACCGCTGA
- a CDS encoding mannose-1-phosphate guanylyltransferase/mannose-6-phosphate isomerase — MTLQPVILCGGSGTRLWPLSRERYPKQLLPLDGERTLLQDTALRAGAPGLTIAAPLIVCNEEYRFLTAEQLRQIDVQPASLLLEPMGRNTAPALALAALAAGAADPVLLVMPSDHVIRDTAAFRDAVALGAAHADAGAVVTFGITPDKPETGYGYIRTGAQLAGGPARALDRFVEKPDAATAEAYLASGDYLWNAGIFMMKASVALALLKRFRPDIEAASRTAYERGAADHDFYRIDKTAFAACPSDSIDYAIMEPLAAGEPRVAPAVVVPLDAGWSDVGAWDALWQVAAKDADGNVSRGDVLLQDTQDSLVFAETRMVSCLGMKDVVVVETCDAVMVVAKDRTQDVKRIVAHLKANKRPEAENHRKVYRPWGYYDSIDAGPRFQVKRIVVNPGASLSLQMHHHRAEHWIVVSGTARVTCGENILLLSENQSTYIPLGTTHRLENPGKLPLEMIEVQSGSYLGEDDIVRFEDTYGRK, encoded by the coding sequence ATGACCCTGCAACCCGTCATCCTGTGCGGCGGCTCCGGCACCCGCCTCTGGCCGCTGTCGCGCGAACGCTATCCGAAGCAGCTGCTGCCGCTGGACGGCGAGCGCACGCTGCTGCAGGACACCGCGTTGCGTGCCGGTGCGCCAGGACTGACGATTGCCGCACCGCTCATCGTATGCAACGAGGAATACCGTTTCCTGACAGCAGAACAGCTGCGCCAGATCGACGTCCAGCCGGCGTCGCTGCTGCTCGAACCGATGGGGCGCAACACCGCGCCGGCGCTGGCGCTGGCTGCGCTCGCCGCCGGCGCGGCCGATCCGGTGCTGCTGGTCATGCCGTCCGATCATGTGATCCGCGACACCGCCGCTTTCCGCGACGCGGTGGCGCTGGGCGCCGCCCATGCTGACGCCGGGGCAGTGGTCACCTTCGGCATCACGCCGGACAAGCCGGAAACCGGCTACGGCTACATCCGGACCGGGGCACAGCTTGCCGGTGGCCCGGCGCGCGCGCTCGACCGTTTTGTCGAGAAGCCCGACGCGGCAACGGCCGAGGCCTATCTGGCCAGCGGCGACTATCTGTGGAACGCCGGCATCTTCATGATGAAGGCCAGCGTTGCGCTGGCCCTGCTGAAGCGTTTCCGGCCGGACATCGAAGCGGCCAGCCGCACCGCCTATGAGCGCGGCGCCGCCGACCACGATTTCTACCGCATCGACAAGACTGCGTTCGCAGCCTGCCCGTCGGATTCGATCGACTACGCCATCATGGAACCGCTGGCCGCGGGCGAGCCGCGCGTGGCGCCGGCCGTCGTCGTGCCGCTTGATGCCGGCTGGTCGGATGTCGGCGCCTGGGACGCGCTGTGGCAGGTGGCCGCCAAGGACGCCGACGGCAATGTGTCGCGCGGCGACGTGCTGCTGCAGGACACGCAGGACAGTCTTGTTTTCGCCGAAACCCGCATGGTGAGCTGCCTCGGCATGAAGGATGTGGTGGTGGTCGAAACCTGCGATGCCGTGATGGTGGTCGCGAAGGACCGCACGCAGGATGTCAAGCGCATCGTCGCCCATCTGAAGGCGAACAAGCGGCCGGAGGCCGAGAACCATCGCAAGGTTTATCGGCCGTGGGGCTATTACGATTCGATCGACGCCGGCCCGCGCTTCCAGGTGAAGCGCATCGTCGTCAATCCGGGCGCGTCGCTGTCGCTGCAGATGCACCACCACCGCGCCGAACACTGGATCGTCGTCAGCGGTACCGCGCGCGTCACCTGCGGCGAAAACATCCTGTTGCTGTCGGAAAACCAGTCCACCTACATTCCGCTGGGTACGACGCACCGGCTTGAAAACCCCGGCAAGCTGCCCCTGGAAATGATCGAGGTGCAGTCGGGCAGCTATCTCGGCGAAGACGACATCGTTCGCTTCGAGGACACCTACGGCCGAAAGTGA
- a CDS encoding sulfate/molybdate ABC transporter ATP-binding protein produces MSIQVHNIHKGFGDFVALGDVSLDFPTGELVALLGPSGCGKTTLLRIIAGLEFADSGRVLLDGEDASDTHVRERHVGFVFQHYALFRHMNVFDNVAFGLRMKPRAERPSEKLIRTKVHDLLKLVQLDWLADRFPSQLSGGQRQRIALARALAVEPRVLLLDEPFGALDAKVRKELRRWLRRLHDELHITSIFVTHDQEEALEVADRVVLMDHGKVEQIGTPEEVYRHPATPFVYGFLGAVNPFHGRIDGSTVRIGDDILPHRVNDFSQGDEVVAFARPHELDIVIDPATTAGVSARIARVLSFGVTARVELDGLNGLSGQHFEVEMTRSRVEELGLQEGQPVRLLPSQLRVFAR; encoded by the coding sequence ATGAGCATCCAGGTACATAACATCCACAAGGGCTTCGGCGATTTCGTGGCGCTGGGCGACGTGTCGCTCGACTTTCCGACCGGCGAACTGGTCGCGCTGCTCGGCCCGTCCGGCTGCGGCAAGACCACGCTGCTGCGCATCATCGCCGGGCTGGAGTTCGCCGACAGCGGCCGCGTGCTGCTCGACGGCGAAGACGCCTCGGACACCCACGTACGCGAGCGCCATGTCGGCTTCGTGTTCCAGCATTACGCGCTGTTCCGCCACATGAATGTGTTCGACAACGTCGCCTTCGGCCTGCGCATGAAGCCGCGCGCCGAGCGACCGAGTGAAAAGCTCATCCGCACCAAGGTGCACGACCTGCTCAAGCTGGTGCAGCTCGACTGGCTGGCCGACCGCTTTCCGTCGCAACTGTCCGGCGGCCAGCGTCAGCGCATCGCACTCGCCCGCGCCCTGGCGGTCGAGCCGCGCGTGCTGCTGCTCGACGAGCCCTTCGGCGCACTCGACGCCAAGGTGCGCAAGGAATTGCGCCGCTGGCTGCGCCGGTTGCACGACGAATTGCACATCACGTCGATCTTCGTCACGCATGACCAGGAAGAGGCGCTTGAGGTGGCCGACCGCGTCGTGCTGATGGACCACGGCAAGGTCGAGCAGATCGGCACGCCGGAAGAGGTGTACCGGCACCCGGCCACACCTTTCGTCTATGGCTTTCTCGGTGCGGTGAACCCTTTCCATGGGCGCATCGACGGCAGCACGGTACGCATCGGCGACGACATCCTGCCGCACCGGGTCAATGACTTCAGCCAGGGCGACGAAGTCGTGGCCTTTGCCCGGCCGCACGAGCTGGACATCGTCATCGACCCGGCCACGACCGCCGGTGTGTCGGCGCGCATCGCCCGCGTGCTGTCGTTCGGCGTGACGGCGCGGGTCGAACTTGACGGGCTGAATGGCCTGTCGGGCCAGCATTTCGAAGTCGAAATGACACGCAGCCGGGTCGAAGAACTCGGCCTGCAGGAGGGCCAGCCGGTGCGGCTGCTGCCGTCGCAACTGCGCGTTTTCGCGCGCTGA